One Gemmatimonadota bacterium genomic window carries:
- a CDS encoding DUF4097 domain-containing protein: MMRTNQGFVESITAAYTVDPGGELIIDADFGSVRIETATTDKVEILVEKQRKEGTEDEARRAFEDVEVTTEQRGNDVHVRVDHSRWLGRNGMSIEMKVQVPYTYNLDIETAGGSIIIADLDGEIGAKTAGGSIRIGATQGDVNARTLGGSIRIGPTEGGVSAKTLGGSIDIGDAKGDVSAQTMGGSIRVGRTEGDLTAYTMGGNITVESATGKVSAKTLGGKVRVGST; this comes from the coding sequence ATGATGCGAACTAACCAGGGATTCGTGGAGAGCATCACGGCGGCGTACACCGTCGATCCCGGCGGCGAGCTGATTATCGATGCCGACTTCGGATCGGTTCGGATCGAGACCGCGACCACCGACAAGGTGGAAATCCTCGTGGAAAAGCAGCGGAAGGAAGGCACTGAAGACGAGGCCCGCCGCGCCTTCGAAGATGTGGAGGTAACCACGGAACAGCGGGGCAACGACGTGCACGTCCGTGTCGACCATTCGCGATGGTTGGGACGCAACGGCATGTCCATCGAGATGAAGGTCCAGGTGCCATATACCTACAATCTGGATATCGAGACTGCAGGAGGCAGCATAATAATCGCGGACCTGGACGGCGAGATCGGGGCGAAGACGGCGGGCGGAAGCATCCGGATCGGCGCCACGCAGGGGGACGTGAACGCCCGGACCCTGGGTGGAAGCATCCGCATCGGCCCGACCGAAGGGGGCGTGTCCGCGAAGACCCTGGGCGGCAGTATAGATATAGGTGACGCTAAGGGTGACGTGTCTGCCCAGACGATGGGCGGGAGCATCCGCGTCGGACGCACCGAAGGTGACCTGACCGCCTACACCATGGGCGGAAACATCACCGTGGAATCCGCTACGGGCAAAGTGTCGGCCAAGACCCTGGGCGGCAAAGTCAGGGTCGGTTCCACGTAA
- a CDS encoding DUF4097 domain-containing protein: MMRLLLNLVGVGLLVASAYACSAQEVTFMRDGMGHVERTHQKYAVDGAGTLTVETDFGSIRVESWSNDEVDVEVEKRRTGISEASARDAFDEVSVDISQRENDVDIRIERDRKYGNEGISVDVQVKVPETYSLDLKTSGGDIDVGDLRGDVLARTSGGDINVGNVTDAVIRVHTSGGDVTVKGGARETKVSTSGGDIEIRDARGAVDATTSGGDVTIGDAAGEVSAKTSGGDIKIGRTDGEVTVRTSGGDIKIDQAGGNTDATTSGGDIRIGHTTGEVKAKTSGGDITIERADGEVDVHTSGGDVTIDSAEGRLKAGTSGGDISIGNATGGGVTAKTSGGDIEAGLTATVSALEEDWLLQSSGGELTIRIPEDLQASLEAEIQIGSSWFGRDKEYRIDSDFNLDEQDDGGRNGKTVRATGDINGGGHLIRLKTSDGDIRIQKVSS, translated from the coding sequence ATGATGCGTCTATTATTAAACCTGGTTGGTGTCGGTCTGCTCGTTGCCTCGGCATACGCATGCAGCGCACAGGAGGTCACGTTTATGCGCGACGGTATGGGTCACGTAGAAAGAACCCACCAGAAATACGCGGTGGATGGGGCCGGCACGTTGACCGTAGAGACCGACTTCGGATCGATCCGTGTCGAAAGCTGGTCCAACGACGAAGTGGACGTCGAGGTGGAAAAACGTCGGACGGGTATCAGCGAAGCCAGCGCCCGCGACGCCTTCGATGAAGTATCGGTGGATATTTCCCAACGGGAGAACGACGTCGACATCCGGATAGAGCGCGATCGGAAATACGGGAACGAAGGAATATCGGTGGATGTACAGGTCAAGGTGCCGGAAACGTACAGCCTGGACCTCAAGACCTCGGGCGGCGACATCGATGTCGGAGACCTGCGGGGTGACGTGCTTGCCCGCACCTCGGGCGGCGATATCAACGTTGGCAACGTTACGGACGCCGTGATCCGGGTTCACACGTCAGGTGGAGATGTGACCGTAAAGGGAGGTGCAAGGGAGACGAAGGTGTCCACCTCCGGCGGGGATATCGAGATTCGTGACGCACGGGGCGCGGTGGATGCGACCACCTCGGGCGGTGACGTCACGATCGGCGACGCGGCCGGCGAAGTGTCGGCCAAGACCTCGGGCGGCGACATCAAGATCGGCCGTACGGACGGTGAAGTGACGGTGAGAACTTCCGGTGGCGATATCAAAATAGATCAAGCCGGGGGAAACACCGATGCGACTACCTCGGGCGGAGACATCAGGATAGGCCATACCACGGGAGAAGTGAAAGCGAAGACTTCCGGCGGCGACATCACGATCGAGCGAGCCGATGGCGAGGTGGACGTGCATACCTCGGGTGGCGACGTCACCATCGACAGCGCCGAAGGAAGATTGAAGGCGGGCACCTCGGGCGGCGATATCTCGATCGGCAATGCGACGGGCGGGGGCGTGACGGCGAAGACCTCGGGCGGCGACATCGAAGCCGGTTTAACGGCGACGGTAAGCGCGCTGGAGGAAGACTGGCTGTTGCAATCGTCCGGTGGGGAGTTGACCATCCGCATTCCCGAGGATCTTCAAGCCTCGCTCGAAGCGGAGATCCAGATCGGTAGTTCCTGGTTCGGACGTGACAAGGAATATCGTATCGATTCGGATTTCAACCTGGACGAGCAGGACGATGGCGGTCGTAACGGTAAAACCGTAAGGGCCACCGGCGATATCAATGGCGGCGGACATCTCATCAGGCTCAAGACAAGCGATGGCGATATAAGGATTCAGAAAGTGTCGTCCTGA
- a CDS encoding cobalamin-binding protein, whose translation MEALSMNRIISLLPSSTEIICALGCAERLVGRSHECDYPPDVARLPICTSPKFDPDGTSYQIDQRVKAILQEATSVYRLDADQLDELAPDLLVTQSHCEVCAVSLRDVQEAAFQLVRSRPKILSLQPNTLDEVWHDIEKVGSALGKEDESSVLVDQLNERLRTIADRARRTENTPRVACIEWFDPLMAAGNWIPELVEIAGGHNIYTSNGEHSPYLAWEDMVETQPDIIILMPCGFDMHRSRIESPSLTRQSPWQNLHAVQKGQVFFTDGNQFFNRPGPRLVESAEILAEIIHPGVFGSKHEHTGWERWRVS comes from the coding sequence ATGGAGGCACTATCGATGAACCGCATCATTTCACTTCTGCCCAGTAGTACCGAGATCATCTGCGCCTTAGGCTGCGCCGAGCGCCTCGTTGGCCGTTCTCACGAATGCGACTATCCTCCCGATGTCGCCCGGCTGCCCATTTGTACCTCTCCGAAATTCGATCCGGACGGCACCTCGTACCAGATCGACCAGCGGGTCAAAGCCATCCTGCAGGAAGCAACCTCGGTATATCGGTTAGACGCCGATCAGCTCGATGAGCTGGCTCCGGATCTGCTGGTGACGCAATCCCATTGCGAAGTCTGCGCCGTCAGTCTCCGGGATGTCCAGGAAGCGGCCTTCCAACTGGTACGTTCCAGGCCGAAGATCCTGTCATTGCAACCGAATACGCTGGACGAAGTGTGGCACGACATAGAAAAGGTGGGCTCCGCACTGGGCAAGGAGGACGAAAGTAGCGTTCTGGTAGATCAGCTGAACGAACGGTTGCGCACGATAGCCGACCGCGCCCGGAGAACGGAAAACACCCCGCGAGTGGCCTGCATCGAGTGGTTCGATCCACTGATGGCCGCGGGAAACTGGATTCCCGAACTGGTGGAAATCGCCGGTGGCCATAACATCTATACCTCGAATGGGGAACATTCACCGTACCTCGCGTGGGAAGACATGGTCGAAACCCAGCCCGACATCATCATCCTGATGCCCTGCGGTTTCGATATGCACCGTTCGCGAATCGAGTCGCCTTCGCTCACACGTCAATCGCCATGGCAAAACCTGCATGCCGTACAGAAGGGGCAGGTATTCTTTACCGACGGCAACCAGTTCTTTAACCGTCCCGGACCGCGCCTGGTTGAATCGGCAGAGATTCTGGCAGAGATTATCCACCCAGGCGTCTTCGGCTCGAAACACGAGCACACCGGGTGGGAACGATGGAGGGTGTCCTAG
- a CDS encoding carbohydrate binding family 9 domain-containing protein — protein sequence MLEELMPIFPPVRKTGGTCFILACLLFLPGITGAQSPQDRTATETDMTESVVAMTGEIERTSNPRPFSVPLPVSKSPFDYRTLDPEDYMLEARRVNAAIQVDGHLDEAEWQQADVAKDFFQLEPVEGAPATYPTEVRVMYDDKNLYVGFVCFDPNPEQIMAPDMQRDTRMSWSNDMVTVVIASLDHYREAFEFQTNPNGARSDSFVSAEGNNSDRDWNGLWNAASQIYDYGWSAEYVIPFHTLRFPRRRDQTWGINFGRRIQRTREESFWVPLSLRDGDQALYRFGKGGRLTALSDITPGGRVQATPFTVLGGQSSRFTESAPSPVQPIAATALDNDMQRKLGGDLKVSVTSGMTLNATVNPDFAQVEADDEVVNLSRFEFQFTEKRPFFLERSDIFTLNERPQRRGPQRNFGDLTPQLFFSRRVGRQLPDGQTVPIDLGMRLTGKFGHTTVGFLNVQTRETRYDDDGEEKTEPLTNWQALRVRQDFGSRSSVGMLATFKEPNPRFDDRVGMALPRYAESDYNRVLGFDLNLASQATNHRGQITFAKSWTDTVSTSNQDWTFRVIERWQNRWLMYGVSFLDIGEDFISQTGLVRDEGLQRVGGGLTANTFLRRFGIRRISGGFRSNYVTRKDTGFSDADSWSFQPNVFLELERGLWISASYDMRFDTLSKTTRIAGVHFPEGSYSYNQANMFLFTDSGRKVSLQGNVRFGRFYGADLLSISSELSLKPNPRFALEPGITRSQVDRGNREGLEDDEYDHRTQLIPSVRMSYAFTPNLSFSSFIQFNADRQREIDDFHTNTVTMNLLLAYRSPFGHSFFLAFNQFRDDDLDTDGSFGVYERTPLRLRDQQIVAKVSYLFNL from the coding sequence ATGCTGGAGGAATTAATGCCAATATTCCCACCCGTCCGCAAAACCGGCGGCACTTGTTTCATCTTGGCCTGTCTGCTGTTCCTCCCAGGCATCACGGGGGCGCAATCGCCCCAGGATCGGACCGCGACCGAAACGGACATGACGGAATCCGTAGTGGCCATGACGGGGGAAATCGAAAGGACATCGAATCCTCGACCGTTCAGCGTTCCTCTTCCCGTATCCAAGTCGCCCTTCGACTATAGGACCCTGGATCCCGAGGACTATATGCTGGAGGCCAGACGGGTTAATGCTGCCATCCAGGTGGACGGCCATCTGGACGAAGCCGAATGGCAGCAGGCGGATGTCGCCAAAGATTTCTTCCAGCTCGAGCCGGTTGAGGGCGCACCGGCCACTTATCCCACCGAAGTCCGTGTAATGTACGACGACAAGAACCTGTACGTGGGATTCGTCTGCTTCGACCCGAATCCGGAGCAGATCATGGCGCCGGACATGCAACGCGATACGAGAATGAGCTGGTCGAACGACATGGTCACGGTCGTCATCGCATCGCTCGACCACTACCGCGAAGCCTTCGAATTCCAGACCAATCCCAACGGCGCCCGGTCCGACTCCTTCGTCAGCGCCGAAGGCAATAACTCCGACCGTGACTGGAACGGGCTGTGGAACGCGGCCAGCCAGATCTATGATTACGGATGGTCGGCCGAGTACGTGATCCCCTTCCATACCCTCAGGTTTCCGCGACGCCGCGATCAGACGTGGGGCATTAACTTCGGACGCCGCATTCAGCGCACCCGGGAGGAATCGTTCTGGGTTCCACTGAGCCTGAGGGACGGTGACCAGGCGCTCTATCGCTTCGGCAAGGGCGGCCGGCTGACGGCCCTGTCCGACATCACGCCGGGCGGGCGGGTGCAGGCGACGCCCTTCACCGTACTCGGCGGCCAGTCTTCCCGGTTCACTGAATCCGCCCCGTCGCCCGTCCAGCCCATCGCGGCGACGGCCCTCGACAACGACATGCAGCGGAAACTGGGCGGCGACCTGAAGGTCAGCGTTACTTCCGGGATGACGCTGAACGCCACGGTCAACCCCGATTTCGCCCAGGTGGAAGCGGACGATGAGGTCGTGAACCTTTCCCGCTTCGAATTCCAGTTCACCGAAAAGCGGCCCTTCTTCCTGGAACGCAGCGATATCTTCACCTTGAACGAGCGGCCGCAGCGCCGCGGACCTCAGCGCAACTTTGGCGACCTGACGCCCCAGCTCTTCTTCAGCCGGCGCGTTGGCCGGCAGTTGCCGGACGGACAGACCGTTCCCATCGACCTCGGGATGCGCCTTACCGGCAAGTTCGGTCACACGACCGTAGGGTTCCTGAACGTCCAGACCCGGGAGACCCGGTACGACGACGACGGAGAGGAGAAGACGGAACCGCTGACCAACTGGCAGGCTTTGCGAGTACGGCAAGACTTTGGATCACGGTCCAGCGTGGGCATGCTGGCCACCTTCAAGGAACCGAATCCCCGGTTCGACGACCGTGTCGGAATGGCCCTGCCACGGTACGCGGAATCGGACTACAACAGGGTGTTGGGGTTCGACCTGAACCTGGCCTCACAGGCGACCAATCACCGGGGACAGATCACCTTCGCCAAGAGCTGGACGGATACGGTGAGCACCAGCAACCAGGACTGGACCTTCCGGGTTATCGAACGGTGGCAGAATCGTTGGCTGATGTACGGCGTTTCCTTCCTGGATATCGGGGAGGACTTCATCAGCCAGACCGGGCTGGTACGGGACGAAGGCCTGCAAAGGGTCGGGGGTGGACTTACGGCCAACACTTTTCTGCGCCGGTTCGGCATACGTCGCATCAGCGGGGGCTTTCGGAGTAATTACGTGACCCGGAAGGACACGGGCTTCTCCGATGCCGATTCCTGGTCCTTCCAGCCCAACGTGTTCCTGGAACTGGAGCGGGGTCTGTGGATTTCCGCCTCGTACGACATGCGATTCGATACACTGAGCAAAACGACGCGTATCGCCGGTGTGCATTTCCCCGAGGGATCCTATTCCTACAACCAGGCAAACATGTTCCTCTTTACCGACAGCGGCCGGAAAGTCTCCTTACAGGGCAATGTCCGGTTCGGTCGATTCTACGGTGCCGATCTGCTCAGTATTTCGAGCGAACTGTCCCTAAAGCCGAATCCCCGTTTCGCACTGGAACCGGGCATCACCCGCAGCCAGGTCGACCGGGGCAATCGAGAGGGGCTGGAGGACGACGAATACGATCATCGTACCCAGCTCATACCGAGCGTCCGGATGAGTTACGCATTCACGCCGAACCTTTCGTTCTCCTCCTTCATCCAGTTCAACGCGGACCGGCAACGGGAGATCGACGACTTCCACACGAATACGGTAACGATGAATCTCCTTCTCGCCTACCGGTCGCCCTTCGGCCACTCGTTCTTCCTGGCCTTCAACCAGTTCCGTGACGACGACCTCGATACCGACGGAAGCTTCGGGGTCTACGAACGGACGCCGCTAAGGCTGCGGGACCAGCAGATCGTGGCCAAGGTCTCCTACCTGTTCAACCTGTAG
- a CDS encoding threonine/serine dehydratase, whose translation MLINLEEIEQARKELPPEVVYTPVLHSGTISDQTGADVWMKAENLQVTGSYKTRAAYTILNRLTADQKRKGAAISSSGNFATAFAYMGTLLGIPTAIVMMEKTSSYKVRRTMDYGAEAVLCENRNQARWDTLDRLGRERGITAINTWEDANVVRGHGSIGAEIMEQASDLDAVIVPVSSGGLIGGVATAVKTLNPAVKVIGVQPEGSQAVYRSFMKKEICEVPEPDTVCDSLVAPRPGDLTFEHVMAYVDEMVLVSDEQAIDAVKYLIGTTKLVVEPGGAVGVAALLNGIVSLEGKKVVALLSGGNIMPEQLAGYLGAA comes from the coding sequence ATGCTGATCAACCTGGAAGAAATCGAACAGGCGAGAAAGGAACTTCCGCCGGAGGTCGTATATACGCCCGTCCTGCATTCAGGTACGATTTCCGATCAGACCGGCGCGGACGTCTGGATGAAGGCGGAAAACCTGCAGGTGACGGGGTCTTACAAGACGCGCGCGGCCTATACCATCCTGAACCGCCTTACCGCGGACCAGAAGAGGAAGGGCGCCGCGATCTCATCCTCCGGTAATTTCGCGACGGCGTTCGCCTACATGGGCACGCTGCTCGGGATTCCGACGGCGATCGTGATGATGGAAAAGACCTCGTCCTACAAGGTGCGGCGCACGATGGACTACGGCGCCGAAGCGGTGCTGTGCGAAAACCGCAACCAGGCAAGGTGGGACACGCTGGACCGGCTGGGCAGGGAACGGGGCATCACCGCGATCAACACCTGGGAAGACGCGAACGTCGTTCGGGGCCATGGCAGCATCGGCGCCGAGATCATGGAACAGGCTTCGGATCTTGACGCCGTGATCGTCCCCGTGAGCAGCGGGGGCCTGATCGGCGGCGTTGCCACGGCCGTGAAAACGTTGAACCCCGCGGTGAAGGTGATCGGGGTACAACCCGAAGGGTCGCAGGCGGTTTACCGGTCTTTTATGAAGAAGGAGATCTGCGAGGTGCCGGAACCGGACACGGTATGCGATTCACTCGTGGCGCCCCGCCCCGGGGACCTTACCTTCGAGCACGTAATGGCCTACGTGGACGAGATGGTCCTGGTATCGGATGAACAGGCGATCGACGCGGTGAAGTACCTGATCGGGACGACGAAACTTGTAGTCGAGCCGGGAGGCGCGGTCGGCGTCGCCGCCCTGCTGAACGGCATCGTATCTCTGGAGGGCAAAAAGGTCGTGGCGCTGCTCAGCGGCGGGAACATCATGCCCGAGCAACTCGCGGGGTATCTGGGCGCGGCCTGA